The following is a genomic window from Euwallacea similis isolate ESF13 chromosome 29, ESF131.1, whole genome shotgun sequence.
ttttctgTATATCGCAAACCGAACGCGGCTGTACGACACCcggaagaaaacaaaatacgATAATGAGAGAGCTGGGATTCACTCtagttaaaaaagtaataggGGATAAGCGTAAATATTACGCCATATGTTCCAATTGTAATGTTCCATTAGCGAATACTGCAGGAGATCGCCTAAAAAAACATAGGTAAGAGTTTGAATAGGTTATCGATCAACTTAATCTAAGTAAAAATCTTATAGACgtaaagaaaattagaacCCATTATTTTCTACAAATAGGTGGGACATGAAATTTTCACATTGACATTTATTGCCTATCTCTTCTTGACAGGTTCAAAAAGGAAACTATCTGGAAAAAAGTGAAGATTTTATGACCTGTCATTTTGCAAATGAAAAGTAAATCGGGCATACTTCTTTGGTTACCCCTTATTATAAAAGGTGTGCCAAAGAAAAGCATCTACtttgtttgtttgttgttgattgtttttaagaaaacatCAAAACATAGGAATTTTGATAtgataaaatcatttttaaacattattccCTTATTGTGAGACTTAatccttttaaatttgtagACTGGATAGGAAGTTATTGtgtattaaaagaaatgaaatgaaaaacttttcaataacTACTTACTCatttttacaacattttcCAAACTTTTACGACGTCCCTCAATTTAATCGGCAGCTTTAatatttctgtattaaaaaattaattaattaaatttaatttcgtaaaattaaacaatcaaCAGTCGACAGAGCGATGTGGTTAAAACTATGTTAATaagcaattaataatttcaacttttattaACTATCATAAAGTTAAAATATCTCGCTTATTAATCGCGATCATTAATAATATACTTTAGCATATCATTATTAAATATCCTATATAAGAAAGAGTGCcaacaaattttagaaattcatGTTTACAAAATAACGATACAAAAACGTTAAAGTGCGAGAATGAAGGAGGTTGTCTCAAAGTAGAGTATGGACCTGGAGGTACCAAAAAAGTTGTAGGAGAATCTTCATAcaagattgaaatttttcctgaagGAGCGATTTCTGATGAAGTAAGtagaatatcaaattttttaataaattagtttataCGTTTTTACCTCAAAAACTAAGTAATTTGTCTTtccaaattatgaaaaataatatactaatactaatttttatattcaagaTCGCTTCCATTTTGCAAAGTCAGTGTAAGATAAAAGCAGAACCAGGAAGGCCTCAAACCAAAGCATTTAGAGACTACGGGTTCACGTTATTGAGAAGGGAGTTAAATGGGACCAGGAAATATTACGCGCAGTGTTGGAATTGCAAATCTGAGCTAAAAAATACTGCGTCCGACAGATTGAAAAGGCATAGGTAGTgtaataaatctaaacaatTTCCAAGTAGCTATTTACTctatggaaatttgaaaattcagtaTAACTGATGAGCAATATTCGGCCTCTATTTTaaagtttccatagaaataatatttctctaaGGCCTTCCTTAATGaataatggaataaaaatctatcccttaataatttaagaagtCAATGTTCGACTTCTAAtgaacagaaaataaattttaggcAAATTTGTGGAACTGAAAACCTTGCCCAGTTCAGCTATGATGATGAATCTCGTGTTCAATCACTTTATAGTTCTGGACAGACATTGCAGCCATTTTTCGATCCATTGTCGATTTTCGAACAAGccgaaaatcaaaataaaattgaaattgaaaatttggatgAAGATCCAGTGTTAAATGAGGTAACTATATGACTTTTCTTggaatttagttaaaattccgaagtaacattttaaaagattcTTGAGATGATTAACTTGAGCCAGATAAATCACGGGGAATTATATGTTAACATaattaccaaaaatatttaccttcaaagaaataataaattttacatttacgATCCCAAAATTAAATGAATCATTCTGACCCAATTTCTATTTCGCAGAATGAACAGCTGTTACTAGCAATGGACGACAGACAAAATTCTCACAAGTTTCCAGTAATAAACGGTAAAACTGAAGATCTCAGGTAGAGTTTGCTGTGTTTGAAGATGTCATTCACTCGttcaaagtaaaaataatataactctGTAGGAATggtttttttgtaactttgGCGTACTATTAAGTACTTAATTGAAGTATGCTAGCACTTATATTAAATTAGTACTGAgtgaaaaattactattttgaCTTTGCtgttagttaaatttttaacgaaaactTGGATTAATAGTGTTTGCatgtttaagttttaataaataatgaaatattgttgattttctCTTATCTTTAtctaatttaaacaaataggAAGCTATAAATACAGGGAAATagtttgagattttttttaatacatcaAACATACCGTTATCCAACAAAAAGACgcaaaagaaaatgaaaattgacgaatacgtcaattaatttttaatagttctttacctttagaaataataaatcaattctggGCCTGTTCGGCTATCTCAATCCTGAAATAGAATTCCAGtgggaaattttttttgttcactctcccattttttattctttcctTGATATGTTTTTTACCCTACACTTCCATAATATACGGCTTATTCTTTGTTGAtcttgatttgaaaaaaataggaataatAGATTTTACTTAAATGGCTCAACACGTACATGTGCGTGAGGTGTTGCCAAATTTGGAATACATTCCgtaattaatggaaatattttgtacCAGTCGTACGTTTGAATCAAGGTGacttctaaaaatattggtaattatttttaacttgtgCATGAATGGGGTGGTACGGATCCAAACAGCTTCTTACTCGAATAAGGCGAACCCGAAGACGCCAAAATACTCGATGCAATTGTATAATTATGAAAGCGCGTCCTGCTTTCTAGGCCAATACTTTGATTGTCAcatgaaacaaatttttaaaaacaaaaagctttattaaatattttaaaaatcgttaattataatatagaTTGTGAGAAATAGGTAAcaattgttaataataaatatattattaataaatagtaaattaatCTTAGGGTCATAAAACATAAATGGTTACAAAAACACTAATTAGTGGGATGCTCCACCTTAGGCTCAGACGAAGAAGTCACAGTAGACTTAGCGGGGCCTGTTTGTTGAATGGGAACCACCCTGTCagtatttttaacagtttctCCCTTTTTGGGGGCAGTAACGGTCAAGATCCCATCAGAAGACAAAGATGAAATCACTCCCTCAATGTCATGTTCGGTGGGCAACACGTACCTTCTGACAAAATGCCTAGAGATATAACCGTGTTCGTCTTGTTTCTCTTCGTGTTTTCCTTCAACGATAATGCTGTTGCCACTGGTTTTCACTGTAATTTCAGCGGGGGAGAATTGCTGGACATCCAGGATTACCTGAAATAACTTGAAATTGCAGACAAATACTCTTTGGGATAGAAAATTGCTCGTTAGTGAAAAGCGTGGATCATTACCTATAAAGGAGCTTGTACTGATTTTGATGCTacaaagatattttgattttaaattttagtacttttaaaaagaaaaaacgcaAACTTTCAAAACAGGAGAGATTACCtcgaaattatattttgatcGACGTATGCTTGTGTTGGCCCTAGGTCCTTGGTTAGTTTGTACTTCTGTAATTTCGGCTTTCTAGAGTTTTACAAACGAAAATATCGTTgtagtttcaaaatattctgaCTACTTTAAGCAAACACAAACAAAAGCGAGTGATTgttaatattacataaaacgCCTTTATAGCCGGAACTTTACCTGGAATTTGTCCTTATCTTGCTGAATGGTCGATCCAGACTCTTGCCTTTGAAGAACATTGGAAGTAGTCCAGGGTCTCACATAGTTTCTGTTCAAATAGCTTCTGGGGAATGTTCTGATGAATTTAAActatattagaaaattacatatatGTGAAGTACGATTTTCCTACCTGAACGAATTTAGCAAATCATCGCGTTTTAGTCCAACACCGAAATGCTGATCCAAAAGACGAGATGGACGAAGGCTGAACCAGTCTTCATCGTCCCACCAGTCCCGGTACGAAAGGGGTATTACGGACATCTGCGGGTTTTAGTAAAGCTTTAAGCACCTGCAACTGCTACTAGGTATGAAACTGCACTAAACACTAAACAAACGgagttttacattttaatgtaaatatattgctaagttatttaaaactttggcaAGCATGGCTttgttttctgttaaaaatcGTCTCtgtttatatgtttttatctaaaaatatgcCTGCATACCAACGAAAATAGTTGTATCTAAGcgaataaagcaaaaaatttatcgTGGATCATGAACTTTATTATTAGATAGAAGCAAACCtgtcgaaaattattttgcaaggATGTATCAACGTTTAGAAACAATTTTAGGGGAAATATTACTTAAATGAtcgtttaaattattaaccaGAAAGGGATGAAACGAGTAGTGTTACTTACAGTTCAAACGAGTATGTTTTTAAATCTCTGCAGTTTTCAAGACAACTTCTGAAACTAAACTCTGCTTTCAGcctaaacaaaaatatatacctACCTCTGAAATTCTATGAATCAGAAGGTTTCATCATCCAAGACTCAACACACACGTTCAAAATgctttcgttattttaaaatagacaATTTCAGCAATCTTTGGCTTTCCTTCCAGTCTTGTAGTTAAAAACGATCAGTAAGGAAAATAAGGATGAaatctaatataaaaaattttaaatggtgTTAGACTTCTATCGCTCTAAAAGGCATTTTggttgttaattattattttttaatgtaaaagaCGTTATTTTCCACTTGGATACAAAATCAAAGACGTTATAATGAAGCTGCTGCTAGTATCTAATACGGAGACATGAAACGCTTCTTAATGGTGTCACTCGagtatttccaaaatttgaaaatgtgccaaCAAATCGTTTAATCATCTAGATATGTTTGTTTGACCATAGTCGTATAATCTTCTAAAATAGATCGAAAAGGTGGTAAATTCTTGGAATTGAACATACTTCGTGTATAACGTAgccattttcatatttttgataaatttaaaatgatgatTAGATTTAATATGACTTAATATGGacataagaaatttgaattaaaattactcCCGCGAAACGGCAGCTATTACTCAAGTAGTTATATCATGGATGTACCTAAATAATTAATCGTAGTGTCCAtccaaatgaaaaatttgaagggAATACCTTTTCGCCAATATAAGAGTAactgtaaaatcactttctgtAGTAGTGGAGTTCTCTAAGAAAGATCAGGTAAGTAGTACCACTAATAAGTAGGAAGTCAAGACCAGAGAGAACTCAGAACATCGAAGCACACAGAACTGTTGGTTAACTTGTTCGAGGAATGAAGACTCAGCATGGCTACGAAGAAAGCAGCAATAGTTATGCGGACGGGCAGAACAGAAATTAGAAGCCTAAGTAATTGACGACCACGAGCTTGTTACGTAAGAAGAGCTAAAATTCCCCGGAGTTTGGTTTAGCAGGGACGTGAGTTTTGTgaaacatacagggtggcccaacgaaaact
Proteins encoded in this region:
- the l(2)efl gene encoding protein lethal(2)essential for life isoform X1; amino-acid sequence: MSVIPLSYRDWWDDEDWFSLRPSRLLDQHFGVGLKRDDLLNSFRTFPRSYLNRNYVRPWTTSNVLQRQESGSTIQQDKDKFQKAEITEVQTNQGPRANTSIRRSKYNFEVILDVQQFSPAEITVKTSGNSIIVEGKHEEKQDEHGYISRHFVRRYVLPTEHDIEGVISSLSSDGILTVTAPKKGETVKNTDRVVPIQQTGPAKSTVTSSSEPKVEHPTN
- the l(2)efl gene encoding protein lethal(2)essential for life isoform X2 produces the protein MSVIPLSYRDWWDDEDWFSLRPSRLLDQHFGVGLKRDDLLNSFRTFPRSYLNRNYVRPWTTSNVLQRQESGSTIQQDKDKFQVILDVQQFSPAEITVKTSGNSIIVEGKHEEKQDEHGYISRHFVRRYVLPTEHDIEGVISSLSSDGILTVTAPKKGETVKNTDRVVPIQQTGPAKSTVTSSSEPKVEHPTN